In the Kribbella sp. NBC_00482 genome, one interval contains:
- a CDS encoding TrmH family RNA methyltransferase translates to MVGPSEVGVGPWEGDWPDDPRLDPELLTAGDRRNVVDKYRYWKLEAIVEDLDQQRNPFHVAIENWQHDLNIGSVVRTANAFLASEVHIVGNRKWNRRGAMVTDRYQHVRHQPALSDLATYAAERSLPVIGIDNLPGAVPLETYDVPRECVLLFGQEGPGLTDDAHQICTAVLSIAQFGSTRSINASAAAAIAMHAWIRRHTFGQPSSS, encoded by the coding sequence ATGGTGGGCCCGAGCGAGGTCGGGGTCGGGCCCTGGGAGGGCGACTGGCCGGACGACCCGCGGCTGGATCCGGAGCTGCTGACGGCCGGGGACCGACGCAATGTCGTGGACAAGTACCGGTACTGGAAGCTCGAGGCGATCGTCGAGGACCTGGACCAGCAGCGGAACCCGTTCCACGTCGCGATCGAGAACTGGCAGCACGACCTGAACATCGGCTCGGTCGTCCGGACCGCGAACGCGTTCCTCGCGTCGGAGGTCCACATCGTCGGCAACCGGAAGTGGAACCGCCGCGGCGCGATGGTCACCGACCGCTACCAGCACGTCCGCCACCAGCCGGCGCTGTCCGACCTCGCGACGTACGCCGCCGAGCGTTCGCTGCCCGTGATCGGCATCGACAACCTGCCGGGCGCGGTGCCGCTGGAGACCTACGACGTGCCCCGGGAGTGCGTCCTCCTGTTCGGTCAGGAGGGTCCCGGGCTCACCGACGACGCGCACCAGATCTGCACGGCCGTGCTCTCCATCGCTCAGTTCGGCTCGACCCGCTCGATCAACGCCAGCGCGGCGGCCGCGATCGCGATGCACGCCTGGATCCGCCGGCACACGTTCGGTCA
- a CDS encoding DedA family protein, producing MLPLVAMLMPNWMDPEYLLHWMGNWALWGTLLVVFIECGVLFPILPGDSLLFAVGLFIAQGTIDVPLWLACVLLTIAAFLGNVSGYYIGRALGTSLFRNPNARFLKPKYIEQTHEFFERYGPRALVMARFVPIVRTFITIVAGAGKMDPKKFFLWTGVGAVIWAPGITLLGHALGNVEFIHKNLEAALVLLVFISLIPMVVEYVLARRRNRNKKSGDAPKHAAPKHPVSNGQ from the coding sequence GTGCTTCCTCTTGTCGCGATGCTGATGCCCAACTGGATGGACCCGGAGTACCTCCTGCATTGGATGGGTAACTGGGCCCTCTGGGGCACGCTGCTGGTGGTGTTCATCGAGTGCGGGGTGCTGTTCCCGATCCTGCCCGGTGACTCACTGCTGTTCGCCGTCGGCCTGTTCATCGCGCAAGGAACCATCGACGTACCGCTCTGGCTGGCCTGTGTGCTGCTGACCATCGCCGCGTTCCTCGGCAACGTCTCCGGCTACTACATCGGCCGCGCCCTGGGTACGTCGTTGTTCCGCAATCCGAACGCCCGGTTCCTGAAACCGAAGTACATCGAGCAAACGCATGAATTCTTCGAGCGGTACGGTCCGCGCGCCCTGGTGATGGCGCGCTTCGTGCCGATCGTCCGGACGTTCATCACGATCGTGGCCGGCGCCGGGAAGATGGACCCGAAGAAGTTCTTCCTCTGGACCGGGGTCGGCGCGGTGATCTGGGCGCCGGGCATCACGCTGCTCGGCCACGCGCTCGGCAACGTCGAGTTCATCCACAAGAACCTCGAGGCCGCGCTGGTTCTGCTGGTGTTCATCTCGCTGATCCCGATGGTCGTCGAGTACGTCCTGGCCCGCCGCCGGAACCGCAACAAGAAGTCCGGCGACGCCCCGAAGCACGCCGCACCGAAGCACCCGGTGAGCAACGGTCAGTGA